The Trinickia acidisoli genome includes a window with the following:
- a CDS encoding M48 family metallopeptidase, whose translation MAPKSATPRPVTALDNRQLDLPLFAGPADDGALAPLAPLVESVPPRQDPTPSGVKLRRLTLSGRTVEYALKRSSRRTIGFSIDGNGLTITAPRWVTLADIETAIAGKERWIFAKLSEWQTRTEQRALPRIEWRDGAQIPYLGKPVRIVLAPTNAALVFDAQAAALSLTLPAHADAQQIKDRVQGWLQTEAKRVFGERLAYYADKLGVAYKGYALSAAATRWGSCSSDGRIRLNWRLIHFPLSIIDYVVAHELAHLREMNHSPRFWETVESIFPEFREARHTLKHHPPELLPTL comes from the coding sequence GTGGCGCCCAAGTCCGCCACGCCTCGTCCGGTGACAGCGCTCGACAACCGACAGCTCGACCTACCGCTCTTCGCGGGCCCGGCCGATGATGGCGCGCTCGCCCCGCTTGCCCCGCTCGTCGAGTCGGTCCCGCCTCGGCAAGATCCGACACCAAGCGGCGTGAAGCTGCGGCGCCTGACGTTGAGCGGACGCACAGTGGAATACGCGCTGAAACGATCGTCGCGGCGCACGATCGGGTTTTCGATCGACGGCAACGGCCTGACGATCACGGCACCGCGTTGGGTCACGCTCGCCGACATCGAGACGGCGATCGCCGGTAAGGAGCGCTGGATTTTCGCGAAGCTGTCCGAATGGCAAACGCGAACCGAGCAGCGCGCCTTACCGCGCATCGAATGGCGCGATGGGGCGCAGATTCCTTATCTCGGCAAGCCGGTGCGCATCGTGCTCGCGCCGACGAACGCGGCGCTCGTGTTCGATGCACAGGCCGCGGCGCTGTCGCTGACGCTGCCCGCGCACGCCGACGCGCAGCAAATCAAAGATCGTGTGCAGGGCTGGCTGCAGACGGAGGCCAAACGCGTGTTCGGCGAACGGCTTGCCTACTACGCGGATAAGCTCGGCGTCGCGTACAAGGGCTACGCGCTGTCGGCGGCGGCCACGCGTTGGGGCAGTTGTTCGAGCGACGGACGCATTCGCCTGAATTGGCGGCTGATCCATTTTCCGCTGTCGATCATCGATTATGTCGTCGCGCACGAGTTGGCTCATTTGCGCGAGATGAACCACAGCCCGCGATTTTGGGAAACAGTCGAGTCGATCTTCCCCGAGTTTCGCGAGGCGCGGCACACGCTCAAGCATCATCCGCCGGAACTGCTGCCAACGCTTTGA